One window of the Salvelinus fontinalis isolate EN_2023a chromosome 2, ASM2944872v1, whole genome shotgun sequence genome contains the following:
- the umodl1 gene encoding uromodulin-like 1, producing MHAVFYVFKMSWMSFLCLATAFLDLCRGHNTLFEGYDRSMSSYHLCTRHESTVVSKVLSYKISYTVRRSCGGWLPWKMCEVTVYKKAYRTEYMNVTKDVLRCCDGYEQVGSYCALSMNRSGEFTAKPGSCPEGVVEAPRSGGCEWDLDCPGWQKCCQREGLSLCTDPQSAGGRGWCFHVTVTVKTDYQRLISMDGGILNHTRLLHSVVTGALDSYDVSVYYISSWPIWPFRTSSSLLISSPEILSLSNTTTKLHLLLIHIEEVTSVSVEDMNECSHAALSSCSRQADCTNTEGSYSCTCHPGLIDLNPNNKGVHCQAADPVTSPMPSNATHMFWWANATELPPNSTSYQSQVSSFTDTPTAIATTTDRSMMLSSTHIHATTHNPVKASSNRSETSTAVIPSSTVLTSSRPEISTALTSWSSSTSLQHTTNPNSPTPTLSTSAPSVPAWQTHHQQTSTMPQTSLEPTLVVSLSVSPPSPSTCNPAPITNLQASNVTGSSFCVSWMTGQSQSGFSFLVVLMEGSKVRGRWETGLSVWEVTLLKPGVLYNVTVISCPHGSQGASLLLLVKTAAQTLGATAHLTNVQFTDALLDPTSQAYQNLSRSIMEEILQSLPPDILALVNSGDVRVQITGLAPGSVVVNFTIIFTPSQSQDILKVSSALMQALQNSSRYTVDSNNTSINDVDECSTGDMDCSPWAQCTNTWGSYSCLCLDGFTDSNPSRPGRVCSAPLTTTTPMSTTTPMSTTPPINTVSTTTTYNTTSITSNNTDAAAMNATVTTKTPVTITTTAPVTTSTITEVPTKMTSGLIKTSLQPETPTSLAPLVSYTEAISVECKASAITVTVARDFLWSGHIGDSSLFLGRQECGVNGGNSSHVQLTVAWDECNTQLLYNSTHYTAQVNLYNSMSSQLLPDDTTRVPTVRLKVPIMCTFRRSIIISSGYSTTGYDMVNDAVMGSGTFYVTFQLLNGMSPLPQNYSLSPEEDVVVEVSVDSTVAQIKVVINKCWATQSSNPLEPTTYVFLENSCPLPNTYTTVVENGNSSKSRLSLRIFSYINLNVIYLHCQIQICIETGSATCQPDCFGRRERFSNLIGTANSSCGPLLRSHKVSVKERSDTLRLVGYSLLGIGLFLLFIGSLSSLFFSHRKRIGTYSFSLKPKQDNYTYHVFNT from the exons ATGCATGCCGTATTTTATGTATTCAAGATGAGTTGGATGTCCTTTCTCTGTCTGGCCACGGCCTTTCTGGACCTCTGTAGGGGACACAACACTTTGTTTGAAG GATATGACCGGTCTATGTCCAGCTACCACCTGTGTACTCGACATGAGAGCACAGTGGTGAGTAAAGTGTTGTCCTATAAGATCTCTTATACGGTCAGGAGGTCATGTGGCGGCTGGCTACCCTGGAAGATGTGTGAGGTCACTGTTTACAAAAAGGCCTATCGGACTGAGTACATGAATGTCACCAAAGACGTTTTGAGGTGTTGTGATGGCTATGAACAAGTGGGCAGCTACTGTGCTTTAT CTATGAACAGAAGTGGAGAGTTCACTGCTAAGCCAGGGTCCTGTCCTGAGGGTGTCGTGGAGGCACCCAGGAGTGGAGGGTGTGAATGGGACTTAGACTGCCCAGGCTGGCAAAAGTGCTGCCAGAGAGAAGGCCTTTCTCTCTgtacggaccctcagtctgcag GCGGGAGAGGCTGGTGCTTTCACGTCACTGTGACAGTGAAGACAGATTACCAGCGGCTGATATCCATGGACGGGGGAATCCTGAACCACACAAGGCTGCTGCACTCTGTG GTGACTGGAGCGCTGGACTCTTATGACGTCTCTGTATACTATATCAGCTCCTGGCCTATATGGCCATTTAgaacctcctcctctctgctgaTTAGTTCCCCTGAAATTCTGTCCCTGTCCAACACGACCACAAAGCTGCACCTTCTTCTCATACACATTGAAGAAGTCACCTCGGTGTCAGTTGAAG ACATGAATGAGTGTAGCCATGCCGCTCTCAGCAGCTGCTCACGTCAGGCAGACTGTACCAACACAGAGGGCTCCTACAGCTGCACCTGCCATCCAGGATTAATTGATCTCAACCCCAACAACAAAGGGGTACACTGCCAAG CTGCTGACCCTGTGACCTCACCCATGCCCAGTAATGCCACTCATATGTTCTGGTGGGCCAATGCTACAGAGTTGCCACCCAACAGCACCAGCTATCAGTCCCAGGTCTCCAGCTTCACTGATACCCCAACAGCTATAGCTACAACCACAGACAGGAGCATGATGCTGAGCTCGACCCATATACATGCTACCACACATAACCCAGTTAAAGCCAGCTCCAACAGGTCTGAGACCAGTACCGCAGTGATACCCTCaagtactgtattgacctccagcaggcctgaAATCAGTACAGCTCTCACATCCTGGAGTAGTTCCACCTCACTCCAGCATACCACTAACCCCAACtctccaaccccaaccctctccacCTCGGCCCCCTCTGTACCGGCATGGCAGACACATCACCAGCAGACCAGCACTATGCCACAAACCAGCCTTGAGCCCACTCTGGTGGTGTCCCTGAGTGTATCACCACCATCTCCATCAACATGCA aCCCCGCCCCCATCACCAACCTGCAGGCTTCCAACGTCACTGGCTCCTCCTTCTGCGTGTCCTGGATGACTGGCCAATCCCAGAGCGGGTTTAGCTTTCTGGTGGTGCTGATGgaggggtcaaaggtcaggggACGCTGGGAGACGGGGCTGTCAGTCTGGGAGGTGACATTGTTGAAGCCTGGGGTTCTCTACAACGTTACTGTCATTTCCTGTCCCCATGGGAGCCAGGGGGCCAGCCTGCTGCTGCTGGTTAAGACTG CTGCACAGACACTTGGAGCAACAGCTCACCTGACCAATGTGCAGTTCACTGATGCCCTGCTGGACCCTACTAGCCAGGCGTATCAGAATCTTAGTCGTAGTATTATGGAAGAG atcctccagtctctccctcctgATATTTTGGCCCTGGTAAACTCAGGAGATGTGAGGGTTCAGATCACAGGCCTGGCCCCTGGCAGTGTAGTAGTGAACTTCACCATCATCTTCACACCCAGTCAGTCCCAGGACATCCTGAAAGTGTCCTCTGCTCTGATGCAGGCCCTACAGAACAGCTCCAGATACACAGTTGACAGCAACAACACCAGCATAAATG ATGTTGATGAGTGCAGTACAGGGGACATGGACTGCTCCCCATGGGCCCAGTGCACTAACACCTGGGGCTCCTACAGCTGTCTCTGTCTGGATGGATTCACGGACTCTAACCCCTCTAGGCCGGGACGGGTCTGTTCAG CTCCTTTGACCACAACCACACCTATGTCCACAACCACACCTATGTCCACAACCCCACCTAT CAATACAGTGTCAACCACTACCACCTACAATACAACCTCAATTACATCCAACAATACAGATGCAGCTGCAATGAACGCAACAGTTACAACCAAAACTCCAGTCACAATCACAACCACGGCGCCAGTTACAACCTCAACCATCACTGAAGTTCCTACAAAAATGACCAGCGGTCTCATCAAAACCAGTCTGCAGCCTGAGACTCCTACATCTCTGGCTCCTCTGGTCTCTTATACGGAAGCCATCTCAGTGGAGTGCAAGGCCAGTGCCATCACGGTGACAGTGGCCAGGGACTTCCTGTGGTCGGGGCACATTGGGGACTCTTCCCTGTTCCTAGGGAGACAGGAGTGTGGCGTGAACGGAGGGAACAGTAGCCACGTCCAGCTGACGGTGGCTTGGGACGAGTGTAACACACAGCTCTTATAT AACAGCACTCACTACACTGCTCAGGTGAATCTGTACAACTCTATGAGCTCTCAGCTCTTGCCTGACGACACTACAAGGGTTCCCACAGTACGGCTGAAGGTCCCCATCATGTGTACCTTCAGGAGGAGCATCATCATTTCCTCTGGTTACAGCACCACAGG GTATGATATGGTCAATGATGCTGTCATGGGCTCAGGGACGTTCTACGTGACATTTCAGCTCCTGAATGGAATGTCACCCCTCCCCCAGAACTACAGCCTGTCTCCTGAGGAGGATGTTGTGGTCGAGGTCAGCGTTGACTCCACGGTTGCCCAGATCAAAGTGGTCATCAACAAGTGCTGGGCCACCCAGAGCAGCAACCCCTTAGAACCAACAACCTATGTTTTTCTGGAAAACAG CTGTCCCCTCCCAAACACATACACCACAGTCGTGGAGAACGGCAACTCCAGCAAGTCTCGCCTGTCTCTTCGCATCTTCTCCTACATTAACCTGAATGTCATCTACCTGCACTGCCAGATTCAGATCTGTATCGAGACTGGCTCGGCCACCTGCCAGCCT GATTGCTTTGGGCGGAGAGAAAGATTCTCCAATCTAATTGGAACAGCAAACTCATCCTGTGGACCATTGCTTCGATCACACAAAG TGTCCGTCAAAGAGAGATCTGATACTCTTCGTCTGGTGGGCTACAGTTTACTGGGAATAGGACTATTCCTCCTCTTTATCGGGAGTCTGTCTTCCTTGTTCTTCAGCCACAGGAAGCGAATTGGAACCTACAGTTTCAGCCTCAAACCAAAACAAGATAACTATACCTATCATGTTTTCAATACTTAG
- the LOC129813143 gene encoding zinc finger and BTB domain-containing protein 21-like, translating into MESLVHYSNPSHTLSVLGVLNEQRLRGQLCDTVLVVGDQRYQAHRSVLAASSEYFQSLFTRRESEPHKVIQLDFCEPDAFEIVLNYIYSSSLFVDRGSLAAIQELGYSLGIPFLTNIMSTRPHVSYCVSRKRLSFSEDDNDIQLRSVIVRQSRRGDAPGAGRYSSNDQGEQTQASGHRKPNESARNTASNPRKSAEATGEGSDSKPISSYASILKGKTSSHTGASVRPQLTSSVSFSESPTVMLQSDLSTKEEEEAQRLYRSKPQFQGQVGDPSQTIDRSGPLIKSLLRRSLSMDSPVPVFSPTLELNKLQGREQSVVKMVANTEEGIQTEHKQSVKVVPPLLLKSMHHSRYDKDETPGKEFHVKTEPSSPLSDPSDIIRITVGDSLPVNLKNNEMDFDQGPTKPFSKLPGKRRVRRDNRRYPFKKSKGVNEHDFPCEDDDDNMSESVPHNSNMDDNDEDWTDDPRKSKMFKCWICLKVFRSNAGLHRHVNMYHNPDKPYACDICHKRFHTNFKVWTHCQTQHGVVQNPASSSSSFELDEKFQRKLIDIVREREIKKALLMKLRRNKQGSQSQVFAKKGGLRSKSNLICPYCGKLFVFLSQFKQHLKTHPAERDNQETERESSLYQKDQPSQRENTDTEVYSCRLCNEKLSSLFEQGDHERGCRHATVCPYCGLRFSSPAVKKEHEAHCKYKKLTCLECMRTFKSSFSIWRHQVEVHNHNIMTVKEQMSHREENNGEVSDHFGRPLHAQESVGAGSSREDIIYSDSSGPPMLDSEDSSSFVPEDLNASQCHNEHHGELTVKDEPIEEAVSEREDMMSGASVEPEEPGVWPCEKCGKLFGGHKDLERHQELLCHIKPFICHICNKAFRTNFRLWSHFQSHMSTSDEPGAREVDDRRPLSPSPSPPPAVTHATGCPATQVFPPKPVEADSVEAKAVVAKEKEKPGSSSSMPRTKRPEMDRSHSSPLPKMDSVDNSLTPQESETLFYHAPTLSALTFKRQYMCKLCQRTFKTAFSLWSHEKSHSHI; encoded by the coding sequence ATGGAGAGTCTGGTGCACTACAGTAATCCATCCCACACCCTCTCTGTGCTGGGGGTGCTCAATGAGCAGCGCCTGAGGGGGCAGCTCTGTGACACAGTCTTGGTTGTGGGGGATCAGCGGTACCAGGCCCACAGGAGTGTGCTCGCCGCAAGCAGTGAGTATTTCCAATCACTGTTCACGCGAAGGGAGTCTGAGCCCCACAAAGTGATACAGCTGGACTTCTGTGAGCCTGACGCCTTTGAGATAGTACTGAATTACATATACTCATCCTCCCTCTTCGTGGATAGAGGCAGCCTGGCAGCCATCCAGGAGCTGGGCTACAGTCTAGGAATCCCTTTTCTAACCAACATTATGTCAACAAGGCCGCATGTGTCCTACTGCGTCTCCAGAAAAAGGCTGTCCTTCTCAGAGGACGATAACGACATCCAGCTGAGGAGTGTCATTGTGCGCCAGAGCCGAAGGGGTGATGCTCCCGGGGCCGGACGCTACAGTTCAAATGATCAAGGAGAACAGACTCAAGCTTCAGGACACAGGAAACCAAACGAATCAGCCAGAAACACTGCATCCAATCCCAGAAAATCAGCTGAAGCAACTGGTGAGGGTTCTGATAGCAAGCCCATCAGTTCATATGCCTCCATCTTAAAGGGGAAGACATCATCACACACAGGGGCATCAGTAAGGCCACAGCTCACCTCCTCAGTCTCCTTCAGTGAATCTCCAACAGTCATGTTACAGTCTGATCTAAGCactaaagaagaggaggaggcgCAGAGGCTCTACAGATCCAAACCACAATTTCAGGGCCAGGTAGGGGATCCTAGCCAGACCATTGACAGGAGTGGCCCACTCATAAAAAGCCTGCTGCGCAGGTCATTATCCATGGACAGTCCCGTCCCAGTCTTCTCCCCCACACTGGAGCTCAATAAACTGCAAGGTCGAGAACAGTCTGTTGTTAAGATGGTGGCAAATACAGAGGAAGGGATTCAGACAGAGCACAAACAAAGTGTGAAAGTAGTTCCGCCGCTTCTTCTCAAGTCAATGCACCACAGTAGGTATGATAAAGATGAAACTCCAGGAAAGGAGTTCCATGTGAAGACAGAGCCTAGCAgcccactgtctgacccctctGATATCATTAGAATCACAGTTGGGGATTCTCTACCAGTTAACCTCAAAAACAATGAAATGGATTTTGACCAAGGCCCTACTAAGCCATTTTCTAAACTCCCTGGAAAGAGAAGGGTGAGGAGAGACAATCGAAGGTACCCATTCAAAAAGTCTAAAGGGGTGAACGAACATGATTTCCCATGTGAAGATGACGACGACAATATGTCAGAATCTGTACCTCACAACTCCAACATGGATGACAATGATGAAGACTGGACTGATGATCCCAGGAAGAGCAAGATGTTTAAATGTTGGATCTGTTTGAAAGTGTTCAGATCCAATGCTGGATTGCACCGCCACGTTAACATGTATCACAACCCAGATAAGCCATACGCTTGTGACATCTGCCACAAACGCTTCCACACTAACTTCAAAGTCTGGACCCACTGCCAAACCCAGCATGGAGTGGTACAAAACCCTGCTTCATCCTCCAGCTCATTCGAGCTGGATGAGAAGTTTCAGAGGAAGCTGATTGATATTGTGcgggagagagaaataaagaaagccTTGCTCATGAAGCTGAGGAGAAATAAGCAGGGTTCGCAGTCTCAGGTATTTGCCAAAAAAGGTGGCCTGAGGTCCAAGTCAAATTTGATATGCCCTTACTGTGGgaaattgtttgtgtttctgtctcAGTTCAAGCAGCATTTGAAGACACACCCTGCGGAGAGAGACAAccaagagactgagagagagagcagtctcTACCAAAAAGACCAGCCCAGTCAGAGAGAGAACACGGACACAGAGGTTTACTCCTGCAGACTCTGCAATGAGAAGCTGTCCTCTCTCTTTGAGCAGGGAGACCACGAGAGGGGCTGTCGACACGCAACCGTGTGCCCTTACTGTGGCCTCCGATTCTCCAGCCCAGCGGTTAAAAAAGAACATGAAGCACACTGCAAGTACAAGAAACTGACCTGCCTGGAGTGCATGAGGACCTTCAAGTCTTCCTTCAGCATATGGAGACACCAGGTGGAGGTTCACAACCACAACATTATGACTGTTAAGGAGCAGATGAGCCATCGAGAGGAGAACAATGGAGAAGTATCTGACCACTTCGGAAGGCCTCTCCATGCCCAGGAGTCTGTGGGAGCGGGGAGCTCCAGAGAGGACATAATCTACAGTGACTCCTCAGGTCCGCCTATGTTGGACTCGGAGGATTCTTCATCATTCGTGCCCGAGGACCTGAATGCTAGCCAGTGTCACAACGAACATCACGGCGAGCTGACAGTGAAGGATGAGCCCATTGAGGAGGCCGTGAGCGAGAGGGAGGACATGATGTCTGGGGCCTCCGTCGAGCCTGAGGAACCAGGCGTGTGGCCATGCGAAAAATGTGGCAAGCTCTTTGGTGGCCACAAAGACCTGGAGCGTCACCAGGAGCTGCTGTGCCACATCAAACCCTTCATCTGTCACATCTGCAACAAGGCCTTCAGAACCAACTTCCGCCTTTGGAGCCACTTCCAGTCCCACATGTCAACCTCCGACGAACCTGGAGCGAGAGAGGTTGATGACAGGCGCCctttgtctccctccccctcaccaCCACCAGCGGTCACACATGCAACTGGATGTCCTGCCACACAAGTTTTTCCACCTAAACCAGTGGAGGCAGATTCAGTGGAAGCTAAAGCTGTGGTAGCAAAAGAGAAGGAGAAGCCTGGAAGCTCATCGTCAatgcccaggaccaagaggccaGAGATGGACAGATCACACAGTAGCCCCCTACCCAAGATGGATAGTGTGGATAATTCCCTCACCCCTCAGGAATCAGAAACCCTTTTTTACCATGCCCCCACTCTCTCTGCCCTCACATTTAAGAGGCAGTACATGTGTAAGCTCTGCCAGAGAACATTCAAAACTGCCTTTAGTCTTTGGAGCCATGAGAAGAGCCATAGTCACATTTAA